The Anopheles gambiae chromosome 2, idAnoGambNW_F1_1, whole genome shotgun sequence genomic sequence GCATCGATCACATCGAAATACCGTCGGCCGTGCCGGGCAATCCGCCGCTGCGGCGCGTGACGGAAGTGTTCGACTGCTGGTTCGAGTCCGGCTCGATGCCGTTCGCCCAGAGCCACTATCCGTTCGAGAATCCGGCCGAGTTTATGAACAACTTCCCGGCCGACTTCATCGCGGAGGGTATCGATCAGACGCGCGGCTGGTTCTACACGCTGCTCGTCATCTCGACCGCGCTGTTTAACAAGGCGCCCTTCAAGAATCTGAACGTGACCGGGCTCGTGCTGGCGGCGGACGGTCAGAAGATGTCGAAGCGCAAGAAGAACTACCCCGACCCGATGGAGGTGGTGAACAAGTACGGGGCGGACGCGCTGCGCCTGTATCTGATCAACTCGCCGGTCGTGCGGGCGGAGAATCTGCGCTTCAAGGAGGAGGGCGTGCGGGACATCATCAAGGACGTGTTTCTGCCCTGGTTCAACGCGTTCCGGTTCCTGTTCCAGAACGTCGACCGGTTCGAGAAGGAGGAAGGCATCCGCTACCGGTACGACGCGGTGCGGCACGCCGAGAAGCGCTCCACCAACGTGATGGACGTGTGGATCATTTCGTTCAAGGAGTCGCTGCTGAAGTTCGTGACGGAGGAGATGAAGGCGTACCGGCTGTACACGGTCGTGCCGCGGTTGACCAAGTTCATCGACCAGCTCACCAACTGGTACGTGCGCATGAACCGGAAGCGCATCAAGGGCGAGTACGGCGTGGAGGACTGCTACCACGCGCTGGACACGCTGTACGATGTGCTGCTGGCGATGGTGAAGATGATGGCTCCCTTCACCCCCTATCTGACCGAGTTTATGTACCAGCGGCTGCGGCTGCTCTCGAGCGAACCGATGGACGGCAGCGTCCACTACCAGATGATGCCGTCCTCGAACGGGCGCTACATCAACGTGGCCATCGAGCGGGCCGTCGCCCGCATGCAGGCCGTGGTTGAGCTGGGGCGCGTAATGCGCGACCGGCGCACGATGCCGATCAAGTACCCGCTGACGGAGGTGATCGTGGTGCACCAGAGCGAGCAGTATCTGGCCGACGTGCGTTCGCTCGAGGCGTTCATACTGGACGAGCTGAACGTGCGGCGCATTACGCTCAGCTCCGAGCGGCAGCGGTACGGTGTGACGATGCGTGCCGAAGCCGACCACAAGACGCTCGGCGTGCGGCTGAAGAACGACTTCAAGCAGGTGCTCGGTGCGATCAAGCAGCTGTCGGATGCGGACATTACGCGCCAGCTGGCCCAGGGCCACTTCGACATCGCCGGCCACCGGGTGGAGCTGGAGGAGATCCGGCTGATCTATCAGTTCAGCGGCGGCAACGCTTCGTTCGAGGCGCACAGCGATAACGACGTGCTCGTCCTGCTCGACATGACCCCGAACGAGGAGCTGATGCGCGAGGGCACGGCGCGCGAAATCATCAACCGCATCCAGAAGCTGAAGAAGAAGGCGAAGCTCATCCCGACCGATCCGGTGCTGATCTACTACACCGTGAGCGGCGGCGACAGCGAGGTGCGCAGCGTCGCCGAAAGCCATCGCAGCTTCATCGTCGGCACGGTCAAGTCGCCGTTCGTGCCGTACGGCCCGGAGGCAGCCGCCAAACCGGTGCTGATCGAGGAGTCGCAAGAGCTGAAGGGCATTACGCTGACGATCACCATCTGCTCGCCGCACGACCGTGAGGTACCGGCCGCGCCGTGGGTTAACCTTCAGCTCGATGAGGGGCTTGCTCCCCGGTACCAACCTAACCCACCGTCCCGCAAGGCTTCCCTGCTGCTGGAGGGTCGGCTTTCCGGCAAGCCGCTCACGTTCGACCAGCTGCACCAGGAGGTGGTAACGCTGTTCGGGCTAAAGGATGTGCAGTTCAACGTGCTTGCCGGGCCCGACGGGCGACGGTTGGATGCGAGCAGCTACGATCCGAAGGCACTGCACCAGCAAACGCTGTACGTGACGCTGGGGGAAAGCTTACCGGCCGCGGGCTGGACACCGTCCCGCATGCCTTACGCCGCCTTTCGCAACGTACAGAGCGCGAACGGACGAAGCACGACCGTGTTCGAAGAGAATCCGGTTGGCGTGAAACTGCCGGCACCGGCCCTATAAGTGATGAACATCCGCTTTGTTGCTTGACCTTACGCGGACACTTGGAATTTGATTTGCGAGAAAACATGTCGTTTGAAACGAACGTTTTAGTTTACACCCACCTAACCCATCTTTCTATCCCCTTCTCCCTGGAACCCTGAGTTGGCTTAATTATGAAGCTTAAGATTGAACTAGTACAATAAAGAATTACCATCATCCTTACGACGCAAGTGTGTGTTCCATCGGTGGGTGTTTCACATTATTAAGCGCCAATGGCGATTAGCATCTCCCTACACATCCACCCGCCCCCACTCGTTGCAATCGGTACACCTGCCCGTCGTTTGGTAGAATAAAACTGCAAGTGATGTTAATGTGCCACCTCCTGACCTGCGGGCGCCGATCGGGCTCCCTCCGTGCCCGCCCATAGCGAGTGCGATAGGATGCGACCGATAAGGATCGAGAGGCAAGTGATTAGCTTAATCACCGCCCGGTACTAATGAGAATCAATCATCGGCGTCATTAGCGTGCGATAGTGGTAACGTGTTTCGCCTTGCTGGAATCGATGCGGGCCCTGCAGATTAATTGCATACCATACGGGGAAGTACGGCGAGTTGGCGTGAGCGGGATTTTGCTGTGTGCTAATGCAATTACTACGTGGAATGATGTGAGTGTATTAgacggagggggggggggggagggagataATTTAGTATTCCATCTCGCGAACGGGGGTTGTACGATTGTTGCAATATTTCCATTTCCGTTTTACGTTCAGCATTGTGATATTTACCGAGAATTTCCAATTAGTGGGCAATGCATGAATTGAATAGTATCTAAATGTGCGAAAATGCGGtgattcaattaaaatgtaatagtttttgtttgaattattaTACCATATGAAAGCGAAGTGGAAATAAGTGATGCAAGGGAATATCGCTCTTACGCCACGAATGAAACTACATTGTAATATGGCAGTGCATTCGCTTCTAgttgattatgcaaatatttATAGATTTACAGGTATGCATCGGAGCACTGAGGGCTTATTCCGAGCTAATTGGAAAGGGTTTCTGGTTCGATGTTTTAGCACGTGCTTTGAAAGTACCGCTGGTATCACCGTTTAATCAAATATGGAAAACCAAGAATGCATTGCTTCAATGTGATGAGCTTTTTTGTCACCACTGTTCAATTATGGCACTAGAACAAAGCTATCGAAGATTTGGGCGAGAATAcgatacagtggagcgccgtttatccgggtaccttttatccggctttccgtttatccgtgctgttgaaaaatgacagttcaatacaaaagtgacattgggttatgaggaggatatttgaaaaagcggttataagagcagaTTGTCATAACagaaaacactataattcatggcaaattttaaaaattttctttcaaaaaagatgaagttaataaaaactgggttatttttatcaaaaactagaaaaaattccaaaaaataaccagaaattggtaataaaatatattatttgactcattatccgtgttattcgcttatccggccaaactcaagtcccgagaagcccggataaacggcgctccactgtagtTGAGTTCATGACGATATAGACATGATTGGACTGTGGCTTTTTTACACTCCAATATTGACATCATTATTCAACACACAAGCGAGATGTGTTTCAACAGCTGTTATATGTTTGTGACAGCTGTGCtgttttgaaaaacatctcactAGAGTTGAATAATGCTGATCATGTTGGGAATTGACACGGAAAACAGTGCCCACCAACCGATCGGAGAACCACAGATCAACGGGGCAACGACCAAATGTGAAaccgcaccagcaccaggtATCAGTCTACAGACTACAGACTACTGGCTACTGCTTAGAGCACCCCGATACGCTAAACCAACGTGCGACACTTCGTCGCCAGCGCTCTGGTAGCCGGGGGATGGAGATTGCTTTTTTACTTTGTCCTACTCCACGCAATGCATTACTCTCGTGGCCATTTCCTATGCTAGGTTAATCGTGCGTGGGAAAGGCTGATAAAAACGATACCAACTAACGGCTGGTCCGGTGGGTGGCCAAGTGTCGGATAAGCTCTGTTAATGAATAGTAAGTGCGAACGAACTTGGAAGCGAAACAGGGTGACGATGGGAAGGGTTTCATCAGTTACGACATTTAAGACAGACAGATCCGGGATGAGTAATGATGGGGTTTATATTACAAAGTGATAAATAAGAGCGAAATTTGATATGGCATTTAATGGAATAACCATTACTGCTGTTAAAAACTTTTCACattcaaaattgataaaaatgacCATTATGAGCAATTTTATACATTCAGTGGGTACCAATTGGACTGAGTAGtataaagataaaataacCATACTCTCACTCACAACATCAGCACGCACGACAAACGATCCACTTGCCACGGAGATGCATAGATGAGCCACATTAAAGTGGGTGTCGAGTTGCATATCATCATGATCGTTTCCTGCCGGGTcatttcctcttttttcaTCTCCGTTACATCAGGCTCGTGTTTCTATTCGGTTAATAGGCAAGGGCAGAGTTTCATCCGCTGCTACTGCCTCCAGTTGTAAGGCCAgataaacgcacacacacatcacggCGACAGAACATCACTGGCAACATATGGATACAATCGATTTAAATATGCTCCCGCCTATCACAAACGCTCACACTCCCGTTTCTCGCCCAGGTCAAACGGTTTTAAGGGATTAGGTGCACAAACCCCAATCGATAATACGAGAATAATGGAATAGACATTGGTGCGGATTTACATTGAGTGCAATTTGTTGCCGGTGGCCGGTGGCACTCACTCCCCCTGTGCATGGTTTTGTGCAGCTTGTTGACTTTGTTTGTAGGTCAACACGCCGGTGAAGCTGTGACACGGCGTACTACAACCCTCCCCCTTTACCCGGTACCCGAGCCTGCAAAGTAAACAGATCGTTAAGCATTAATCGCTAACAGCTTAGCCGATGGAGGACAGGGGGTGCGTCAGCGAAACACCCTCTCTAATGTGGTGAAATGGGCCCAGTTTTTATCAATTCATCGATGATGATGTTCGAAAACCCGCTCAGAAAAACAGTACCGATCAATCGAAACTCGACAGAGGAATAGACAATGTATTTGAACAGGTGATGGAGGTACATCGATGCATTCCTTCGTTGGGCGTGTATTAGAGAGGTCCGCCAACACGTTAATGTATGCAAATTAGATTGATTGTGTTGAAATTCTTAAGGGAAGATCTATAAATACCGTCACACAAGCACGTTAATATCTAAACCTCGTACTTCTCATTTTGGGTGGGTACGAGCTCACCATCTCCTCGTCTTACTGATCGTACATGGTCTTATCGGAATTAAAGTTCTAGAGGCAAACGAGGAATACATCATATCTATTTGTAAAGACAGTAGGAAATACAATTCCTCCGTCAATTGGTACTGTCTAATAACATGTCCGttccagtggcggatctaacggtaggcggacaaggcggtcgcctggggccccgccgatttaggggccccgtagatcgctagTGTATAGTATGCCATATGTATTAGATGTATGCCTTATGGACAGAGTAGGGCCCCGGAAGGATAGACGTTGGGGCACCAAGGCTGGTGAGTAATTTGCACACCCCCCCCAAATTTAAGCCTGTGACTGATTTAAGCTGTGCGACTGACTGACGATCGTATGGGCTTCAAGTTAACTGTTCGAATCTTCCAACCCAAGTGCCCgaaacacccccccccccacggacaccatttaccatttacagggggcctcaactcgtcttaccGTCTAGGGCCCCCCATACCCTTAATCCGCCGCTGGTCCGTTCTGAACTTAAAGCACatttaaaagtaaaaatcGTCACAAATCGTCTATTGGCAATTGGACaaactactttttttttacgtgaaagaagaacaagaaccatatttccctttctctttttcctctctctctctctctctctctctctcgctctctcttctctccttctttttttctctctccctctctcttgtttgttgtgttcaCAATAGCATGATCCAGGATGTTCGATGCTTGGCTAGAGCTTCTCATGAATATAGGCACCCGATCGACGCTTTTTCTTGCCTTGGATTGCCTGCAAATTTGCTGTAGATCAACATTTATCTTGATTTGGCAAAGCCACTTTTACGGATTGAGAACTAATTTTCCGAAGAACTCAGTTACTCGTTTTGGCAACGCTGAAACAAACCTCCTTCACTCGGCTATGTGTGTTtcgtaatttatggacggcCCGCTAGATAGTGAGCAAGCTTAGAAGCATTTCCGCCCACGGTACGAGAGGATCATCGTCAAAATTGGAAAGAGAAACCGACGAACAGCAACTATTAAATAAACATCATTAATTGTAACAGCTTATTGCTGGAAACAGTTGTTGTGCACAACGAATTTTCACATTAGAATTGCAAATCAGTCAGTTGTTGCTATAAAAGCTGGCTCCGTGTGGTGAAAGCATCAACATTTACTTATTTACTTCCCACCCAAAATGCCACCGTTGGGCGTTCtcttgctgctggtggcgttGGGCCACAGCACTCAAGGACATCGACCGTTACCGATCCGAAAAGCTCAGAAGTTTGACTGGTGGGAGAGGGGTAATTTCTATCAAATCTATCCACGATCGTTCAAGGATTCGGATGGTGACGGGATCGGTGATCTTAAAGGTAACCCGGTTTGATGCACTTTCTTTACGttctttcattaatttttttgtttatctctCCCTCGCGCTCCTCGTAGGTATAACGCAAACCATCGATTATTTGAAAACGATCGGCATCGATGGCGTTTGGCTGTCGCCCATCTTCAAATCGCCGATGAACGATTTCGGCTACGACATTTCCGACTTTTACGCCATCCAGGAGGAGTACGGTACGATGGAAGACTTCGAGGAGCTGGCGGCCAAGTGTGCCTCGATCGGGCTGAAGCTAATACTGGACTTTGTGCCGAACCATTCGAGCGACGAGCACGAACACTTCCGGCTGTCGGAGGAGGGCGTAGAACCGTACAAGGATTACTACATCTGGCATTCGGGCGTGCTGGACGCGAACGGTACGCGCCACCCACCGTCCAACTGGATCAGCGTGTTCCGGGGCAGCGCCTGGCAGTGGAGCGACAAGCGGCAGCAGTACTACCTGCACCAGTTCCAGAAGAAGCAGCCGGACCTGAACTACCGCAATCCGGCCCTGGTCGAGGAGATGAAGAACGTGATGCGCTTCTGGCTGAACAAGGGCATCGCCGGGTTCCGGATCGATGCGCTGCCGTACCTGTTCGAGAGCGAGGAGGTGGATGGGCACTACCGGGACGAACCACTGTCCGGGCAGGCGACGGACGATCCGGACAATCCGGCCTACCTTACGCACACGGAAACGAAGGATCAGCCGGAAACGTACGACATGGTGCACCAGTGGCGCCAGGTGGTGGATGAGTACACGGCCCGGGATAACTTTACGCGCATCATACTGACCGAGGCGTACACGGCGGTGCAGAACATGACTCGGTTCTATGGTACGCCGGCCGCACCCGGGGCCCAGATTCCGTTCAACTTTCAGCTCATCACGCTGCTGACGGTGAACAGTACGGGGCGCGACTTTGTCAACGCCGTCCAGAGCTGGACGAGGGCGATGCCGTCCGGTGCGATCGCTAACTGGGTGCTGGGCAACCACGACAACAGCCGCATCGCGTCACGGCTTGGCGTTGCCCGGGCCGACCTGTACAACATTGCGCTGCAAACGCTGCCGGGGATAGCGGTGACGTACTACGGGGAGGAGATCGCCATGGTCGACCAGTGGATCTCGTGGAACGATACGATCGATCCGGCCGCCTGCAATGCGGATCCGGCAACGTACGAGCTGTACTCGCGCGACCCGGTACGCACGCCGTTCCAGTGGAGCAACGGCACGAATGCGGGCTTCTCGAACGCGTCCCGCACGTGGCTGCCGGTGGCCGACGGGTATCGGGAGCTGAATGTGGCCGCCCAGCTGGCGGCACCGCGCAGTCATTTGAAAACGTTCATGCAGCTGACTGCGTACCGGAAGCGGAGACTGTTGGCGGAGGGTAACTTTGTGCTGCGCACCGTCGGCAGGGACCTGGTGATGTACAAGCGCAGCGTGCCGGGGGTTGGGTATGTGGTGGTGGCGCTAAACTTTGGCCCAGAACCGGCCACATTACCGGTGGCGTCGCAATTCCCGGGCACGGGCGAACATTGGCTGAAGGTGATCGCTAGCTCGCTGCAGGCGCAACCCCAGGCCGGCACGTGGATCAATACGCGGCTGTACAAGCTAGCGCCGGACTCGGGCATCGTGTTGGAGCGTCTCACTGGGCGGAATGATTTAATGGCTTGAGTCGGAGAAGGATTGTGTGTGGTGATGGGTAGAATAGAAACGTAGCTAGATGTCATTGTTCGAgaagatattttaaaaccTTATCCGAAATTTGACGTCCTTCTGTGTGACGTAGCGTTTAAGGGATTTGTTGCATTGAGAGGAGAGGCTGAGTTACCTCGATATGGGTGCTGTAACGGGTGAGTGGCTGTTTCGGTGAATTCTACACTTTCAGGACACTCACTGGAAGCGTGAACAGCGACTCACTTCGCAAGCATCCTGTGAGTGCCTCACTCACTTATCACCCGTGCACGTGTCCGTGTCCGTCACCCATAAAAGCAAGCGCTGGTTCAGCAAGTGAGCAGTGATACAAACCCGATAAGCATGATGCGCTCATCTCACCGAGCACCGAATGAGAGATGGCCGTGAGAAGAGATGCTGCGCCGAGACGGCGCTCTCACGCAGCATCCCACACGAGGATTGATTGCGTATGATTGTGACGAATCCGTACCACGGGTCGCGTACGCACGGCCGCTCGTCGACGGTCGGCTAGCGTTCGGCCCGCCAGTGAGAGTTTGTCCGCAACGCTGTAAGGATCGTCGGGTCGATTTGGTGTGAAAACGgcaaaaaagcgaaagaaagaaaaaaacaacaaccactgaCCCCAGTACAGTGCGCGCGTGTACGGCGTATACAGTGCGACCGGGTTTGGCGGGTCAGCGGCGTGCGTGCGTTCGGAGCACGTTCGGTGTGGTTGTGCCCGTGTGCGGTTGTTTTGCGCGGGGGAGCAAAGGACAATCGACGTCCAATCGGTTCGCGTGATTGCGTTTGTTGCGGGAGCGTTTGAGATGCACAGAGGTAGGGTGGCAGCGCACCGCTTCAGGTCGCTTGGAAGGAGCGCCAATCAAGCAGGGGGCTCCGGTACGGGTTGCAAATTGCGCGATTGATTAGTCGGCGACCGCGCTCGAATGACAGTTATTTGTTTGCGCCGGTCGAAAAAGGGCAACCAGTTTATTGGCCTttcaacggtgtgtgtgtgtgtgtgtctggatGGAAGCTGCGGACGACCGGCAAGGAAAGATTGATTGAAAAAATTGGGCAAACCCCTTTTTCTTTTGGCAAACCCCTGCCAGGACCTACAACTCCTCAACGCACAATTGCAATCTCGCGGGGGTACCGGGTTGTTGCAAGGTTCCAgtagatgtgtttgtgtgtgtgtgtgat encodes the following:
- the LOC1281368 gene encoding probable maltase; this translates as MPPLGVLLLLVALGHSTQGHRPLPIRKAQKFDWWERGNFYQIYPRSFKDSDGDGIGDLKGITQTIDYLKTIGIDGVWLSPIFKSPMNDFGYDISDFYAIQEEYGTMEDFEELAAKCASIGLKLILDFVPNHSSDEHEHFRLSEEGVEPYKDYYIWHSGVLDANGTRHPPSNWISVFRGSAWQWSDKRQQYYLHQFQKKQPDLNYRNPALVEEMKNVMRFWLNKGIAGFRIDALPYLFESEEVDGHYRDEPLSGQATDDPDNPAYLTHTETKDQPETYDMVHQWRQVVDEYTARDNFTRIILTEAYTAVQNMTRFYGTPAAPGAQIPFNFQLITLLTVNSTGRDFVNAVQSWTRAMPSGAIANWVLGNHDNSRIASRLGVARADLYNIALQTLPGIAVTYYGEEIAMVDQWISWNDTIDPAACNADPATYELYSRDPVRTPFQWSNGTNAGFSNASRTWLPVADGYRELNVAAQLAAPRSHLKTFMQLTAYRKRRLLAEGNFVLRTVGRDLVMYKRSVPGVGYVVVALNFGPEPATLPVASQFPGTGEHWLKVIASSLQAQPQAGTWINTRLYKLAPDSGIVLERLTGRNDLMA
- the LOC1281143 gene encoding isoleucine--tRNA ligase, cytoplasmic encodes the protein MDNITSDEMTRLPETINFPAEEEKVLSYWQAEKVFENCLKQSKGKPRYTFYDGPPFATGLPHYGHILAGTVKDIVTRYAHQQGYHVERRFGWDCHGLPVEYEIDKTLNIRGPDDVAKMGIKAYNNECRKIVMRYANEWEQIVGRMGRWIDFKNDYKTLYPWYMESIWWVFKQLYAKGFVYQGVKVMPYSTACTTALSNFESGQNYKEVTDPAVFVSFPIVGDKDGAALVGWTTTPWTLPSNLACCVHPELVYAKVRETKTGKVYIMMECRIESLLKGPENYTILESFPGSKLAGVRYEPLFDYFRKYESVGFRVLTDTYVTEESGTGVVHQAPYFGEDDYRVCLANGVIKRDQEIVCPVDASGKFVEPVTDFAGQYVKDADKAIIKLLKERGRLVLASQVKHNYPFCWRSDTPLIYKAVPSWFVRVEHMNKQLLNCSSQTYWVPEYVKEKRFGNWLRDARDWAISRNRYWGTPIPLWISPDGKEIVCVGSIDELERYSGVRVTDLHRESIDHIEIPSAVPGNPPLRRVTEVFDCWFESGSMPFAQSHYPFENPAEFMNNFPADFIAEGIDQTRGWFYTLLVISTALFNKAPFKNLNVTGLVLAADGQKMSKRKKNYPDPMEVVNKYGADALRLYLINSPVVRAENLRFKEEGVRDIIKDVFLPWFNAFRFLFQNVDRFEKEEGIRYRYDAVRHAEKRSTNVMDVWIISFKESLLKFVTEEMKAYRLYTVVPRLTKFIDQLTNWYVRMNRKRIKGEYGVEDCYHALDTLYDVLLAMVKMMAPFTPYLTEFMYQRLRLLSSEPMDGSVHYQMMPSSNGRYINVAIERAVARMQAVVELGRVMRDRRTMPIKYPLTEVIVVHQSEQYLADVRSLEAFILDELNVRRITLSSERQRYGVTMRAEADHKTLGVRLKNDFKQVLGAIKQLSDADITRQLAQGHFDIAGHRVELEEIRLIYQFSGGNASFEAHSDNDVLVLLDMTPNEELMREGTAREIINRIQKLKKKAKLIPTDPVLIYYTVSGGDSEVRSVAESHRSFIVGTVKSPFVPYGPEAAAKPVLIEESQELKGITLTITICSPHDREVPAAPWVNLQLDEGLAPRYQPNPPSRKASLLLEGRLSGKPLTFDQLHQEVVTLFGLKDVQFNVLAGPDGRRLDASSYDPKALHQQTLYVTLGESLPAAGWTPSRMPYAAFRNVQSANGRSTTVFEENPVGVKLPAPAL